The Triticum aestivum cultivar Chinese Spring chromosome 3A, IWGSC CS RefSeq v2.1, whole genome shotgun sequence genome includes a region encoding these proteins:
- the LOC123061000 gene encoding transcription factor Pur-alpha 1, translated as MDGGGGVGGGMGPVGGGVGGMVGPVGVGGGGGGSDVELVSKTLQFEHKLFYFDLKENPRGRYLKISEKTSTTRSTIIVPIAGVAWFLDLFDYYIRTDERDVFSKELRLDTKVFYFDIGENKRGRYLKVSEASVNRNRSTIIVPAGSSGEEGWEAFRNVLLEINDEASRLYVLPNHPSQQHLEPPERLPGLSDDVGAGFIAGHGSQSASVPEVDVDGPPIEEFSGMGLSKVIRADQKRFFFDLGSNNRGHYLRISEVAGADRSSIILPLSGLKQFHEMVGHFVDIMKDRLEGMTGANVRTVEPSQR; from the exons atggacggcggcggaggcgtcggaggaggcatggggcccgtcggcggcggggtgggaggcaTGGTGGGACccgtcggcgtcggcggcgggggcggcgggagcGACGTGGAGCTCGTCAGCAAAACGCTGCAGTTCGAGCACAAGCTCTTCTACTTCGATCTGAAGGAGAACCCGCGGGGGAGGTACCTCAAGATCTCCGAGAAGACGTCCACCACGCGCTCCACCATCATCGTGCCCATCGCCGGCGTCGCCTGGTTCCTCGACCTCTTCGACTATTACATCCGCACCGACGAGCGCGACGTCTTCAGCAAGGAGCTACGCCTCGACACCAAG GTGTTCTACTTCGATATTGGGGAGAACAAGAGAGGCCGCTACCTTAAG GTTTCGGAGGCATCTGTCAATAGAAACCGTAGCACGATAATTGTTCCGGCTGGTAGCTCTGGCGAAGAAGGTTGGGAAGCATTTAGGAATGTACTGTTAGAAATCAATGATGAAGCTTCCCGACTCTACGTTCTTCCAAATCATCCAAGTCAG CAACACCTGGAACCTCCAGAGCGCCTTCCTGGCCTTTCTGACGATGTTGGTGCTGGATTTATAGCTGGGCATGGCAGCCAATCTGCATCTGTACCCGAGGTAGATGTTGATGGGCCTCCTATTGAAGAATTTAGTGGCATGGGGCTGTCTAAGGTGATAAGGGCAGATCAGAAAAGGTTTTTCTTTGACCTGGGCAGCAACAACAGGGGCCATTATTTGAGGATTTCCGAG GTCGCTGGAGCTGATCGTTCGTCGATAATCTTGCCACTTTCTGGTTTGAAGCAGTTCCATGAGATGGTGGGACACTTTGTAGATATAATGAAGGACAGACTTGAAGGAATGACGGGCGCGAACGTGCGCACTGTCGAGCCCAGCCAGAGATGA